From Oculatellaceae cyanobacterium, one genomic window encodes:
- a CDS encoding HNH endonuclease, giving the protein MNSNRYPDNWKEIALSVKESADWKCRRCTQQCLRPGEQKQLTITKTELARLTLDVHHANCIPEDNRLENLIPLCKPCHITLHAGRYSNITPGQLSLFADNC; this is encoded by the coding sequence ATGAATAGCAACCGCTATCCCGATAATTGGAAAGAGATTGCTTTATCTGTAAAAGAATCTGCTGACTGGAAGTGCCGTCGTTGCACTCAACAGTGCTTGCGACCTGGCGAACAGAAACAGTTAACTATTACTAAAACTGAACTCGCTCGTTTGACGTTGGATGTCCATCATGCCAATTGCATACCTGAAGATAACCGACTAGAGAACTTAATTCCTCTGTGTAAGCCTTGCCATATTACACTACACGCAGGTCGTTATTCAAATATCACACCAGGGCAGTTGAGTTTGTTTGCAGATAATTGTTAA
- a CDS encoding GIY-YIG nuclease family protein produces the protein MWLRYGIAPDNSLVPVEDVKSGKTSLRCPYCDGGLTAKKGRRKEHHFAHTGETCQEVNRSAQPPTLPLYDNFNIYLTGKELEQLKSLWDKHGANVGIYKEKVLKPFIDQQLLEYNSYTKKYYFTKLGKIPVRALSLMLFNEVHEVMLLKKLQDLQGNLRVAYLKNLPTFNQCLRDLQIYQAEFRKILSTTLYYIQIDIGEQKLYKIGVTHREVETRIAEIKNDLAKHFQDFSIQVLGTWAHRGNVEKYFKYKYSFFNIPIGNLTEYYNFFTPEQAKAVLSDLRRMRRKGLSEAEVNILEGKPSYVEQLIEEETKALKRSQAIKTGMERAKKWGQHVGRPPERESPSEFLAKPSSQRVIAALNEGLSLRKVAIKAGVSVNTVRKVQQLQT, from the coding sequence ATGTGGCTCAGGTATGGCATTGCCCCAGATAATAGCCTAGTACCAGTTGAAGATGTCAAGAGCGGGAAGACTAGCTTAAGATGCCCTTATTGCGACGGTGGGTTAACTGCTAAGAAAGGACGTAGAAAAGAACATCACTTCGCCCACACTGGAGAGACTTGCCAAGAAGTAAATCGCAGCGCCCAGCCTCCCACTCTGCCTTTGTATGATAATTTCAATATTTACCTAACAGGTAAAGAGCTTGAACAACTTAAATCGCTCTGGGATAAACATGGAGCTAATGTAGGTATTTACAAGGAAAAAGTTTTAAAACCTTTCATCGATCAGCAATTGCTGGAATATAATTCATACACCAAAAAATATTACTTTACAAAACTTGGGAAGATACCTGTACGTGCATTGTCATTAATGCTGTTTAATGAAGTCCACGAAGTAATGTTGCTGAAAAAATTACAAGATCTTCAAGGTAATCTCCGAGTAGCGTATTTAAAAAATTTGCCAACTTTCAATCAATGCTTACGAGACTTACAAATTTATCAAGCTGAATTTCGTAAAATTTTATCTACTACCCTTTACTATATCCAAATTGATATTGGTGAGCAGAAACTCTACAAAATTGGCGTAACTCATCGAGAAGTTGAAACCAGAATAGCTGAAATCAAAAATGATTTAGCTAAACATTTTCAAGATTTCTCAATTCAAGTATTGGGAACATGGGCGCACAGGGGGAATGTAGAAAAATACTTTAAATATAAATATTCGTTTTTCAATATTCCTATTGGCAATCTCACTGAATATTATAATTTTTTTACCCCAGAGCAAGCCAAGGCTGTACTAAGTGATTTGCGCCGGATGCGTAGAAAGGGATTATCCGAGGCTGAAGTCAATATTTTAGAGGGTAAGCCTAGTTATGTCGAGCAATTAATTGAGGAAGAAACAAAAGCATTGAAGCGCTCGCAGGCAATCAAAACAGGGATGGAACGGGCTAAAAAGTGGGGTCAGCACGTTGGACGACCTCCAGAGCGTGAGTCGCCTTCTGAGTTTTTAGCAAAGCCCTCATCGCAGCGAGTAATCGCAGCACTTAACGAGGGATTGTCATTAAGAAAAGTGGCGATTAAGGCAGGGGTTTCAGTTAACACAGTACGCAAAGTTCAGCAACTTCAAACTTAA
- a CDS encoding GNAT family N-acetyltransferase: MDEPTQTIQAPQPIKPEHRLEQFDSGERELDDWLKKRALKNESSGASRTYVVTVGLDAIAYYCLATGSVINAEAPGRIRRNMPESIPVMVIGRLAVDRNWQSLGIGRGLVRDAVLRTLQAAKIAGIRAILVHTINEEAQRFYQKCGFIPSPVAPFTLMITIADAKSALGIVE, from the coding sequence GTGGACGAACCGACTCAAACAATACAGGCTCCTCAACCTATAAAACCCGAACATCGACTCGAACAATTTGATTCCGGCGAGCGGGAGTTAGATGATTGGTTGAAGAAGCGGGCGCTCAAGAATGAAAGCAGTGGCGCGTCCCGCACCTATGTTGTAACGGTGGGGCTTGACGCGATCGCCTACTATTGTCTAGCTACTGGCAGTGTTATCAACGCCGAAGCCCCAGGGCGAATTCGACGTAATATGCCAGAGTCCATTCCTGTGATGGTGATTGGACGCTTGGCTGTTGACCGGAACTGGCAATCTCTAGGGATTGGACGTGGTTTAGTGCGTGATGCTGTGCTGCGGACATTACAAGCGGCTAAAATTGCTGGCATCAGGGCGATTCTGGTTCACACTATTAATGAAGAAGCGCAGAGATTTTATCAAAAATGTGGCTTTATTCCTTCGCCAGTTGCGCCTTTTACGCTGATGATTACAATTGCGGATGCCAAGAGTGCGCTCGGCATTGTTGAGTAG
- a CDS encoding DUF1778 domain-containing protein encodes MEASRNRDVTINIRALSVQRDLIDQAAEALGKNRSDFMLETACREAQAVLLDRRLFMLNDEKFQEFMDLLDAPPSASENLRKLLFTKAPWD; translated from the coding sequence ATGGAAGCTTCAAGAAATCGCGATGTCACCATCAACATCCGCGCACTTAGCGTTCAACGCGATTTAATTGACCAAGCGGCAGAAGCTCTCGGCAAGAATCGCTCGGATTTCATGCTAGAGACAGCTTGTCGGGAAGCACAAGCGGTTTTGCTAGACCGTCGATTATTTATGCTGAACGACGAGAAATTTCAAGAATTTATGGATCTACTTGATGCCCCGCCGTCCGCTTCGGAAAACTTGCGTAAATTGCTCTTCACTAAAGCACCTTGGGATTAA
- a CDS encoding tyrosine-type recombinase/integrase → MLTPLNSGQVIGQPITETHLLEAFADFLNIDVGAGDASLDTLATYKSHLKQFLAWCERTQLHPALATREEVKRYRRFLIDEKHYLPATVALKLSVVRRFYDAAVEHRLIMVNPAIGIKPPREKRDLAEKVTYLEKLEVQTLLAAVPVDGTLKSVRDKVMLAIMALEGPRTVEIHRCNIADIVQQGSNWGIRVDGKCNIRVVPLTPDLAKALLAYLEARKAAGEVLQTESPLFIAVGNRAGGQRISRRGIRAIVDKYLKLTGLKHQPGRTLSTHSLRHTAGTLALRSGAELRQVQDLLGHKDPRTTTIYTHVADRWENNPALKLGITI, encoded by the coding sequence ATGCTAACTCCCCTCAACTCTGGTCAAGTTATCGGTCAACCAATTACGGAAACGCATCTATTAGAAGCTTTTGCAGACTTCCTCAACATTGATGTGGGTGCAGGAGATGCTTCATTAGATACCTTAGCTACCTACAAAAGCCATCTCAAACAGTTTTTAGCTTGGTGCGAACGCACCCAACTGCATCCAGCACTGGCAACTCGCGAAGAGGTCAAGCGCTACCGCCGCTTTCTGATTGATGAAAAGCACTACTTGCCAGCGACAGTAGCCTTGAAACTTTCTGTAGTCAGGCGCTTCTATGATGCGGCGGTAGAGCATCGACTGATAATGGTGAATCCAGCTATAGGAATCAAACCACCCAGGGAAAAGCGCGATCTCGCTGAGAAAGTTACTTATTTAGAAAAGCTAGAAGTGCAGACGTTACTAGCGGCTGTGCCTGTTGATGGCACGCTGAAGTCAGTGCGGGATAAAGTCATGCTGGCGATTATGGCGCTGGAAGGGCCACGCACTGTAGAAATTCATCGTTGCAATATTGCAGATATTGTCCAGCAAGGAAGTAATTGGGGAATTCGGGTAGACGGTAAGTGCAATATTAGAGTTGTGCCACTCACACCAGATTTAGCTAAAGCTTTGTTAGCCTATCTGGAAGCTCGCAAGGCTGCGGGGGAAGTTTTGCAAACAGAAAGCCCGTTGTTCATTGCAGTGGGAAATCGCGCTGGGGGTCAGAGGATTTCTCGTCGGGGTATTAGAGCAATTGTGGATAAGTATTTGAAACTAACAGGACTGAAGCATCAGCCAGGACGTACTCTTTCAACTCATAGCCTTAGACACACGGCTGGCACTTTGGCATTGCGTTCTGGGGCTGAGTTAAGGCAGGTGCAGGATTTACTGGGACACAAAGACCCTAGAACTACTACTATCTATACTCACGTAGCTGATAGGTGGGAGAATAATCCGGCTTTGAAGTTGGGAATCACTATATAA
- a CDS encoding M48 family metallopeptidase, with amino-acid sequence MACYSLPELKDAVQQWSIRIQVQVKQIQLRPMKRKWASISTIGRLTLNSELLDLPKKLGEFVIVHELVHLLVPNHGKVFKCFMSAYLPHWEELEELLQKRVN; translated from the coding sequence TTGGCTTGCTACTCGCTCCCCGAACTCAAAGACGCTGTACAACAGTGGAGCATACGCATCCAAGTCCAAGTCAAACAAATTCAACTCCGTCCTATGAAAAGAAAATGGGCATCCATATCGACTATAGGACGGTTAACGCTTAATAGTGAGTTGTTAGATTTACCAAAAAAACTGGGTGAATTTGTGATTGTTCACGAACTTGTACATTTACTCGTTCCCAATCACGGCAAAGTTTTTAAGTGCTTCATGTCTGCTTATCTTCCTCACTGGGAGGAGTTAGAAGAACTGTTACAAAAAAGAGTTAATTAA
- a CDS encoding DUF2188 domain-containing protein — protein sequence MSTGKNQHIVPHSDGWAVKGEGANKPTQVFSTQQEAIERGRDIAINQKSELFIHNREGQIRERNSYGNDPHPPKG from the coding sequence ATGTCTACAGGAAAAAATCAGCACATTGTCCCCCATTCTGATGGGTGGGCAGTTAAGGGTGAGGGTGCTAACAAACCTACCCAAGTATTCTCCACTCAGCAAGAGGCAATTGAACGAGGACGCGATATTGCTATCAATCAAAAGTCTGAGCTATTCATCCATAATCGAGAAGGACAAATCAGAGAGCGGAATAGCTATGGCAATGATCCACACCCGCCCAAAGGATAG
- a CDS encoding DEAD/DEAH box helicase, translated as MTDSAKIRALLSAWLDYLHIENLSNAKVEAKDEQRPRVWDAGVSLLGDNLLLDESLFKELKQQLKDIKQKNKNSELCIAVAFPQLYIIEEGYRQFRPLFTVDVSPIFAGRYRSRGWNLTEFEFQPIIPNLIEWYGLEEETAESLVTQEGLKVFLETTFNHPFKTLQDFIGLIELPASPVRSKLLPYLLNFGYVAFNYNLNKDFAKICSQHRWDWAVPGHPAYEYLFGKPQPPEHEVLFQGAFPTHPATESQAEALKHSQSNPITAVIGPPGNGKTTLLLHKIATQVVKGAVHLATTGEYESILTVVTSTNNRAVSNVEELLARQFHKSQFYLSGGSKELVEKQVLPKLSATIDWLLGETFLLNQWEQAKTQLLAGINQLQQHLEQDQQLLEQQAVESQQLLEVQTQIAVLKAEIEKLVKDQQQPQSPDYSDFPIDNYQIIQAQLEKAWLKLSKTYSRKAARKHQHWWQRIGEGLHKVWLLLTRSDERTIIERLNRTLAYDVAATRETSFPMELIINLKHLKGWRYTISQQLREFAEWQQQSSQHQANNATLNSLQAELKQLCSHQQELEQKLVSYPTTDFYSRFYTDLHSLQVQLFELSWQFLQQSALQQKDEVIASLRIYMGVLNNEWEALRQLAVNWRNVYRHLSLLFPVFLSTLHSLRRLFPYPDSGCIDQLIVDEAGQIPVHQLFPALVRCHQALVVGDPMQLEPVIPLSDQKKDEYCAKAFSARELTDSDYDRYSPTVCTAYQRAAGASKQQGDIGNGILLKEHFRCVPSIASLCDRLCDYGMAINTEEKLSKLGSNLIAYHVKGNYSNNVNWAEVDVIETLVKELLAAGYKLNSPNNQNSIGIISPYRRQANALQERLQSAWQDFFNNDIGTVHTFQGGEKSVIILSTRQCQENHSFWFLNRQPNLLNVAVSRARELLIVVGNLERLKAGGSYTRQVVEYIEEFGEIRDYDLTLLN; from the coding sequence ATGACCGACTCAGCAAAGATTAGGGCGCTGCTCTCGGCTTGGTTAGATTACCTGCATATCGAAAATTTGAGCAACGCTAAGGTAGAAGCAAAAGATGAACAGCGCCCTCGTGTCTGGGATGCAGGCGTTAGCCTGCTAGGAGACAACTTACTGCTAGACGAATCTTTATTTAAGGAACTAAAGCAACAACTTAAAGACATTAAGCAGAAAAACAAAAATTCCGAACTGTGCATAGCAGTTGCGTTTCCTCAGCTTTATATCATTGAAGAAGGCTATCGTCAGTTTCGTCCCTTATTTACTGTTGACGTTTCTCCTATCTTTGCAGGCAGATACCGCAGTCGTGGCTGGAATTTAACTGAGTTTGAGTTTCAACCTATCATTCCCAATTTAATAGAGTGGTATGGATTAGAAGAAGAAACAGCAGAAAGTTTGGTAACTCAAGAAGGGCTAAAAGTTTTTCTAGAAACTACATTCAATCACCCCTTCAAAACGCTACAAGACTTTATTGGATTAATCGAGTTACCTGCTTCCCCAGTGCGGTCAAAACTGCTGCCTTACCTGCTGAACTTTGGCTATGTTGCTTTTAACTACAACCTGAATAAAGACTTTGCCAAAATCTGCTCACAGCATCGCTGGGATTGGGCAGTACCAGGACATCCAGCTTACGAATATTTATTTGGGAAACCACAACCACCTGAACATGAGGTTTTATTTCAAGGAGCTTTTCCCACACATCCAGCAACTGAATCACAAGCAGAAGCTCTAAAACACTCACAAAGTAACCCGATTACTGCTGTAATTGGGCCACCAGGAAATGGTAAGACGACTTTACTGCTGCACAAAATCGCCACGCAAGTTGTCAAAGGTGCTGTACATCTCGCTACTACAGGGGAATATGAAAGTATCTTGACTGTAGTTACCAGCACTAACAATCGTGCTGTCAGTAACGTTGAAGAATTACTAGCCAGACAATTTCATAAGAGCCAATTCTATTTATCAGGTGGTTCCAAAGAGTTAGTTGAGAAACAAGTCTTACCTAAACTGTCAGCTACTATTGATTGGTTGTTAGGAGAAACGTTTCTCCTAAATCAGTGGGAACAAGCTAAAACTCAGTTGCTAGCAGGAATTAATCAACTTCAGCAGCACCTAGAACAAGACCAACAATTACTTGAACAACAAGCTGTTGAGTCTCAACAACTGTTGGAAGTGCAAACTCAAATTGCAGTCCTGAAAGCAGAAATTGAGAAGCTCGTCAAAGACCAACAACAGCCACAATCTCCAGATTATTCAGATTTTCCTATTGACAACTACCAGATAATTCAAGCCCAACTAGAAAAAGCTTGGTTAAAGTTATCAAAAACATACTCTCGAAAAGCTGCTAGAAAACATCAGCACTGGTGGCAACGGATAGGGGAAGGGCTACATAAAGTTTGGCTACTTCTAACGCGCAGTGACGAAAGAACTATTATTGAGCGATTGAATCGAACACTTGCCTATGATGTAGCTGCTACTAGAGAAACGTCATTTCCTATGGAGTTGATTATCAACTTGAAGCACTTGAAAGGGTGGCGCTATACGATATCTCAGCAGCTAAGAGAATTTGCTGAATGGCAACAGCAGTCATCACAGCATCAAGCAAACAATGCAACACTAAATAGCTTACAGGCAGAACTTAAGCAGCTTTGTAGTCACCAACAAGAACTAGAACAAAAACTTGTTAGTTACCCAACCACTGATTTTTACAGCCGCTTTTATACTGACTTACACTCTCTGCAAGTGCAATTATTCGAGTTATCTTGGCAGTTTTTACAGCAGTCAGCATTGCAGCAGAAGGATGAAGTGATTGCTTCCCTCAGAATTTATATGGGCGTTCTTAACAACGAATGGGAGGCATTACGTCAGTTAGCAGTTAACTGGAGAAACGTTTATCGTCATCTCAGCTTACTATTTCCAGTTTTCCTCAGTACCTTGCATTCTCTGCGTCGTTTGTTTCCTTACCCTGATAGCGGTTGTATTGATCAATTAATTGTTGATGAAGCTGGACAAATTCCTGTCCATCAATTGTTTCCAGCTTTGGTACGTTGCCATCAAGCACTGGTAGTAGGCGACCCAATGCAATTAGAGCCTGTTATACCATTAAGCGACCAGAAGAAAGATGAGTATTGCGCTAAAGCTTTTTCAGCACGTGAACTGACAGATAGTGACTACGACAGATATAGTCCTACAGTTTGTACAGCTTATCAACGAGCAGCAGGAGCATCAAAGCAACAAGGCGATATTGGTAATGGCATTCTTCTCAAAGAACACTTTCGCTGTGTGCCTAGCATAGCTTCTCTTTGTGACCGTCTGTGTGATTACGGTATGGCGATTAATACAGAAGAAAAGCTTTCCAAATTGGGTTCTAATTTAATTGCTTATCACGTTAAAGGAAATTACTCTAACAATGTCAATTGGGCAGAAGTTGATGTGATTGAAACTTTAGTTAAAGAGTTATTAGCAGCAGGCTATAAATTAAATTCGCCGAACAATCAAAATTCTATAGGAATCATTTCTCCTTATCGTCGTCAAGCCAATGCTTTACAAGAACGCTTACAATCAGCTTGGCAAGATTTTTTTAATAATGATATTGGTACAGTTCATACTTTTCAAGGTGGCGAGAAATCGGTAATTATTCTTTCTACTCGTCAGTGTCAAGAAAATCATAGTTTCTGGTTTCTTAACCGCCAACCGAATTTGCTGAATGTAGCTGTTAGTCGTGCTAGGGAATTATTAATTGTAGTTGGTAATTTAGAGCGACTCAAAGCTGGAGGAAGTTATACTAGACAAGTCGTTGAATATATTGAAGAATTTGGCGAGATTCGCGATTACGATCTAACTTTATTGAATTGA
- a CDS encoding ParB/RepB/Spo0J family partition protein has translation MSTRKRTSKPYGGQITTAVPWLDSPDVTQEPQATESKIKLTEIHLPASQPRRYFDPQALDELTESIKQHGLLQPLLVRPLKSGGYELVAGERRYRGAQKAGLTEVPVVVRELSDEQAWQLALIENLQREDLNPIEETEAVLALLSLKLGCDVSEVKSLLYKMKNVWDKGDKESVSADDDSRRNVSPNLEEVEATESQSNLSANSDDDAGETESRRNVSPNSDESEKFQIIQKVFLSLGLINWLSFTTKRLPLLNLPEGILVELREGKLEYTKAIALARVKDEQQRQQFLESAVANNWSLSKIKDQIKQQTPPSQIPSSQPTSQLPERLKVAYQKLKKTKLWEDPNKEQQIDTLLTQLEALLEND, from the coding sequence ATGAGTACACGGAAACGGACTAGCAAACCTTATGGCGGTCAAATCACGACAGCCGTGCCTTGGTTAGACTCACCCGATGTCACCCAGGAGCCACAAGCAACTGAGTCAAAAATTAAGCTAACTGAAATTCATCTTCCCGCTTCACAACCTAGACGCTACTTTGACCCTCAAGCTTTAGATGAGTTAACTGAATCAATCAAGCAACATGGTCTACTGCAACCTCTGTTGGTACGTCCCTTAAAGTCGGGAGGTTATGAACTGGTAGCAGGAGAGCGACGCTATCGAGGCGCACAAAAAGCCGGATTAACAGAAGTGCCTGTAGTCGTGCGGGAATTGTCAGATGAACAAGCTTGGCAGTTGGCACTGATTGAAAATTTACAACGAGAAGACCTTAACCCAATTGAAGAAACCGAAGCTGTTTTAGCTTTGCTATCCCTAAAACTGGGATGCGATGTCAGTGAGGTTAAATCCTTGCTCTACAAGATGAAAAACGTTTGGGATAAAGGAGACAAAGAATCTGTGTCAGCAGATGATGACTCTAGGAGAAACGTTTCTCCTAACTTAGAGGAAGTAGAAGCAACAGAATCTCAGAGTAACCTTTCTGCTAACTCAGATGATGATGCAGGAGAAACGGAATCTAGGAGAAACGTTTCTCCTAACTCAGATGAGTCAGAGAAGTTTCAAATAATCCAAAAAGTGTTTCTCAGCTTGGGGCTAATAAATTGGCTTTCATTTACTACCAAGCGGTTGCCTTTGCTTAATCTGCCTGAAGGGATTTTAGTAGAGCTACGAGAAGGCAAGCTGGAGTACACCAAAGCGATCGCTTTGGCACGAGTGAAAGATGAGCAACAACGTCAACAATTTCTAGAATCAGCCGTTGCTAACAATTGGTCTTTAAGCAAAATAAAGGATCAAATCAAACAACAAACTCCACCAAGTCAAATCCCATCTTCTCAACCCACATCTCAACTCCCCGAACGACTCAAAGTGGCTTATCAAAAACTCAAAAAAACGAAACTTTGGGAAGATCCAAACAAGGAGCAACAGATTGATACGCTGTTAACTCAACTTGAAGCGTTATTGGAAAATGATTAA
- a CDS encoding ParA family protein, which produces MSTTSCRIIALFNQAGGVAKSTLTQNLGYHLAQRGHRVLLIDMDPQASLTKFMGLMPGQLNKTVADAIIDEQPLPIHTGIHGMDLVPTNRLLSGTEMQLVSAAMRDLRLKEAIEPVQDNYDFILVDCPPSLGLLSYISLVAATHVLVPIETHLKAFEGTDELLQTLTHVKNKANRKLQIIGFVPTRYAKANSADARALSAINEQLSSWGKIFPPIPRATAFVDASEERAPLAVYDSKHAAVSLLEEIAQSLESVE; this is translated from the coding sequence GTGTCAACCACATCTTGTCGCATCATTGCTTTATTTAACCAAGCTGGGGGTGTTGCTAAATCAACTCTCACCCAAAACTTGGGATACCACCTAGCGCAACGTGGACACCGTGTCCTACTCATAGACATGGACCCGCAAGCATCCCTAACTAAATTTATGGGATTAATGCCAGGGCAGTTAAATAAAACCGTTGCTGATGCCATTATTGACGAACAACCGCTACCGATTCATACTGGCATTCATGGCATGGATTTAGTGCCTACTAACCGCTTATTGAGTGGTACAGAAATGCAGCTAGTTAGTGCTGCCATGCGCGACTTGCGACTCAAAGAAGCGATTGAACCAGTTCAGGACAATTACGACTTCATATTAGTAGACTGTCCTCCCAGCTTAGGCTTGCTTTCCTACATTTCTTTGGTCGCAGCTACTCACGTACTCGTTCCTATCGAAACGCATTTGAAAGCATTTGAGGGAACAGACGAACTGTTACAAACTCTTACCCACGTCAAAAACAAAGCTAACCGGAAGTTGCAAATTATTGGATTTGTTCCTACACGATACGCCAAAGCCAATTCAGCAGATGCGCGAGCTTTGAGTGCTATTAATGAACAACTTTCTTCCTGGGGTAAGATATTTCCACCTATTCCCAGAGCCACAGCCTTTGTCGATGCCTCAGAAGAACGTGCGCCGTTAGCTGTGTATGATTCTAAGCACGCGGCTGTTTCCCTTCTTGAAGAAATTGCTCAATCTCTGGAGTCTGTAGAATGA
- a CDS encoding ATP-binding protein codes for MNNFKAQCRAKTLWSWSFGLGGLCLAISPLPLRYGLGVKSPWVPVAAQIGAMAAWYLGQDDSVAAAELEELIEADRVWGHDAQLKARYEHYFPNSPQVSATPSEQELEPFIIPEFDCYELLSEATGIAVLGNSGSGKTTVTKLIAGSVGEVGILVLDPHDDPDNTNWSGLFVIREYAAIVAQLEILLELLDGRDRTPLVIICDEWPAVRMWCKKQGISIADDFLLRMGSEGRKFNKLPIFCSQSGNTKALGLEGLGDFLENFILIRLQRVAVKYARNLPDRSIIQWLQSTAYGMLIGDEPVIHPTHGHYPRAFKGAPPRGLKPLRSLPLTIPLAIASDAGVEVVDGWEPGTVAAKTWVEPRPFEQEAFDELDTNDVRPEPLINQGRSIPEPVERQFESIPNSTSMRGVTESNSKVERLKQLENLKKLGCNKEACIYALWQVRKGNSQRYRDAEAMYESMMQELSERS; via the coding sequence ATGAACAATTTCAAAGCACAATGCAGAGCGAAAACTCTATGGTCTTGGAGTTTTGGTTTAGGTGGATTATGCCTAGCCATTTCTCCTTTACCATTACGCTATGGCTTAGGTGTAAAATCTCCTTGGGTTCCAGTGGCAGCACAGATTGGAGCAATGGCAGCTTGGTACTTGGGACAAGATGACTCAGTAGCTGCTGCTGAACTAGAAGAATTAATCGAAGCTGACCGCGTATGGGGTCACGATGCCCAATTAAAAGCGCGGTACGAGCATTACTTCCCTAACTCACCTCAAGTGAGTGCAACACCCTCTGAGCAGGAATTAGAGCCTTTTATTATTCCTGAGTTTGACTGTTATGAGCTACTAAGCGAAGCAACTGGGATTGCAGTTTTAGGTAACTCTGGTAGTGGTAAAACCACTGTCACCAAGTTGATAGCTGGTAGTGTAGGTGAAGTAGGAATATTGGTACTCGACCCTCACGACGACCCAGATAACACTAACTGGTCTGGTTTATTTGTAATTCGTGAGTACGCAGCGATTGTGGCTCAATTGGAGATTCTGCTGGAACTCTTAGACGGGCGTGACCGTACTCCACTTGTAATTATCTGTGACGAATGGCCAGCAGTCAGAATGTGGTGTAAGAAACAGGGAATCAGCATTGCTGATGACTTCCTGCTACGCATGGGTAGCGAAGGGCGCAAGTTCAATAAACTACCAATTTTCTGCTCTCAATCAGGAAATACCAAAGCACTAGGACTAGAAGGTTTAGGAGATTTTCTAGAAAACTTTATACTCATACGGTTACAAAGAGTAGCTGTCAAGTATGCTCGGAATTTGCCTGACCGCTCAATCATCCAATGGCTGCAATCCACTGCTTATGGGATGTTGATTGGGGATGAACCCGTAATTCACCCAACGCATGGGCATTATCCACGCGCATTTAAAGGAGCGCCACCCAGAGGATTAAAGCCGCTGCGCTCATTACCTCTGACAATACCATTGGCGATCGCCAGTGATGCAGGAGTAGAAGTTGTAGATGGTTGGGAACCTGGTACTGTTGCAGCTAAAACTTGGGTCGAACCGCGTCCGTTCGAGCAGGAAGCATTTGATGAGTTGGACACAAACGACGTTCGACCTGAACCTTTGATAAATCAAGGACGTTCGATTCCTGAACCTGTTGAACGACAGTTCGAGTCAATACCAAATTCTACTTCGATGAGGGGGGTTACAGAGTCGAACAGCAAAGTCGAACGGCTCAAGCAATTGGAGAACCTCAAGAAATTGGGATGCAATAAAGAAGCTTGCATTTATGCTTTGTGGCAAGTGAGAAAAGGAAACTCGCAACGCTATCGCGATGCTGAAGCGATGTATGAGTCGATGATGCAAGAGCTAAGTGAGCGTTCCTAA
- a CDS encoding ribbon-helix-helix protein, CopG family: MAESPLASARLPQEWMAQLDEIAQQTGKSRTDLVREAIAMYLGVIPPEGVRSDLEQLKNRVEIVEKKLQIQEYQTS; this comes from the coding sequence ATGGCAGAATCGCCGCTAGCTAGTGCTCGATTACCTCAAGAATGGATGGCACAGTTGGACGAAATAGCGCAGCAGACTGGGAAAAGTCGCACTGACTTAGTAAGGGAAGCGATCGCTATGTATCTAGGTGTAATACCACCTGAAGGTGTTCGCTCTGATCTCGAGCAACTTAAAAATCGAGTTGAGATCGTTGAAAAAAAGCTGCAAATTCAGGAATATCAAACCAGTTAG